In Halorussus limi, a genomic segment contains:
- a CDS encoding PQQ-dependent sugar dehydrogenase, whose amino-acid sequence MKRRAYLRSLAAAGTVGAAGCLRTAGSQQTTTSEEPRFRIETVTMELEVPWGVGVAPDGDLLVTERPGRIQRVARESDRKEQVADLTDAVAARGEGGLLGFALHPDDPDLAYTYQTYDGEDGLANRVVRHRVSEDFARESVVLDGIPASTVHDGGRIAFGPEGSLFVTTGDAGRGSRAQDRDSLAGKVLRLTPDGEPHPDNPFGNAAFTYGHRNPQGLAWREGTLYATEHGPSSGDEINVLRAGNNYGWPDVTGPSDGDRFTDPIAAYTPTIAPGSAAFYEGPVEDWRGDFFFGTLAGTHLHRVRIDDRNEVVEQERLLDGKYGRLRTVFTGPDDHLYVTTSNRDGRGTPAPQDDRILRIQPV is encoded by the coding sequence ATGAAGCGGCGCGCGTACCTGCGGTCGCTGGCGGCGGCAGGCACGGTCGGGGCGGCTGGCTGTCTGCGGACCGCCGGGAGCCAGCAGACCACCACTTCCGAGGAGCCGCGGTTCCGCATCGAGACGGTGACGATGGAGTTGGAGGTCCCGTGGGGCGTCGGCGTCGCGCCCGACGGCGACCTCCTCGTCACCGAGCGCCCCGGCCGCATCCAGCGCGTCGCCCGCGAGAGCGACCGCAAAGAGCAGGTCGCAGACCTCACCGACGCGGTGGCCGCCCGCGGGGAGGGCGGCCTGCTCGGGTTCGCGCTCCACCCCGACGACCCCGACCTCGCGTACACCTACCAGACCTACGACGGCGAGGACGGTCTCGCCAACCGCGTGGTGCGCCACCGAGTCTCCGAAGACTTCGCGCGCGAGTCGGTCGTCCTCGACGGGATTCCGGCCTCGACCGTCCACGACGGCGGTCGCATCGCGTTCGGTCCCGAGGGGAGCCTCTTCGTCACGACCGGCGACGCCGGTCGGGGGAGCCGCGCGCAGGACCGCGACTCGCTGGCCGGGAAGGTTCTCAGGCTGACTCCCGACGGCGAACCTCACCCGGACAACCCCTTCGGCAACGCCGCGTTCACCTACGGCCACCGGAACCCGCAGGGCCTCGCGTGGCGAGAGGGAACACTCTACGCCACGGAACACGGTCCCTCGTCCGGCGACGAAATCAACGTCCTCCGGGCCGGGAACAACTACGGGTGGCCCGACGTCACGGGACCGAGCGACGGCGACCGATTCACCGACCCCATCGCGGCCTACACCCCGACCATCGCGCCCGGAAGCGCGGCCTTCTACGAGGGTCCGGTCGAGGACTGGCGGGGCGACTTCTTCTTCGGCACGCTCGCGGGAACACATCTCCACCGCGTACGAATCGACGACCGGAACGAAGTGGTCGAGCAAGAGCGCCTGCTCGACGGGAAGTACGGCCGCCTCCGGACGGTGTTCACCGGCCCGGACGACCACCTCTACGTCACGACCAGCAACAGGGACGGTCGGGGGACGCCCGCTCCGCAGGACGACCGCATCCTCCGGATTCAGCCCGTTTGA
- a CDS encoding uracil-DNA glycosylase family protein: MNPGLSNPGGDLLFVTDEPRHPVEWNQHDDWAEYNDEWLPRFNNAQGGQLIEKLLDPMELSIDDVWITDSIKCPTQKDTSRGIPAAETEESFEHCRAYLDAEIEAVNPVGVVTLGMQATRRTLQVLGVTEDKARRVQVSEEYGHSGFKTTPPVVISLHWAQRTVAEREWVPVVQEAIVDLVESSR; encoded by the coding sequence GTGAATCCGGGCCTGTCGAACCCCGGGGGCGATTTACTCTTCGTCACTGACGAACCTCGGCATCCCGTTGAGTGGAATCAGCACGACGACTGGGCGGAGTACAACGACGAATGGCTGCCGCGATTCAATAATGCGCAGGGCGGGCAACTCATCGAGAAGTTGCTCGACCCTATGGAACTCAGTATCGACGACGTCTGGATAACCGACTCCATCAAGTGTCCGACGCAGAAGGATACTAGTCGTGGGATTCCGGCGGCGGAGACAGAGGAGAGTTTTGAGCACTGCCGCGCCTACCTCGATGCAGAGATAGAGGCCGTAAACCCGGTCGGTGTCGTCACGCTCGGAATGCAGGCGACGAGACGAACCCTACAGGTGCTCGGGGTCACGGAAGATAAAGCACGCCGAGTCCAGGTCTCAGAAGAGTACGGGCATTCGGGGTTCAAAACGACACCGCCCGTGGTTATCTCGCTTCACTGGGCACAGCGGACGGTCGCCGAACGCGAATGGGTGCCGGTCGTGCAAGAGGCGATAGTAGACCTCGTAGAATCCTCACGGTAA
- a CDS encoding DUF7577 domain-containing protein has product MGVWGWIVLYVLLFSLLQLLIYRYLRSDEDAPLFRSTPPNRETSPVEEVRELDDRQRSDDRQRNDDPSVVVCPRCGTENDTGYTYCRNCVNPMSAR; this is encoded by the coding sequence ATGGGCGTTTGGGGTTGGATCGTCCTCTACGTACTCCTCTTCTCGCTCCTCCAGTTGCTCATCTACCGATACCTCCGGAGCGACGAGGACGCGCCGCTGTTCCGTTCGACGCCGCCGAACCGGGAGACGTCTCCCGTCGAGGAGGTCCGAGAACTCGACGACCGACAGCGAAGCGACGACCGGCAGCGAAACGACGACCCGTCGGTCGTCGTCTGCCCGCGGTGCGGTACGGAGAACGACACCGGGTACACCTACTGCCGGAACTGCGTGAATCCGATGTCGGCGCGGTAG
- a CDS encoding restriction endonuclease, protein MADTSGWMVRAGNDNELVDEFTEESIAAIGWEEVGDLSSATTREEVKARYRDANPNHSNYRVAVNAGQLFRFAHVMEEGDLVLTYDKSTRVYHVGTVEGSYLWKPNGYPESYPHVRRVNWSQTVSRDEFSTPVKNTLGSVLTVFSLDDRLDKIETVLSGEQDDDVDEEDDEETPPYFQEVQATAEELISDIIASIDPFDFEELVAALLRAMGYDATTTTSGPDQGVDVVAHPDALGFEAPYIKVQVKHRRSSTGGPDMREFNGTLGSGEKGLYISTGGFTSDAEQAAENTSQRVTLLDRDDFIDLLLQHYEDLEPEYQSMVPLKRVYIPTEQ, encoded by the coding sequence ATGGCCGATACTAGCGGATGGATGGTTCGCGCAGGAAATGATAACGAGTTGGTTGACGAGTTTACGGAAGAGTCAATCGCTGCAATCGGATGGGAGGAAGTAGGCGACCTTTCTAGTGCTACGACTCGCGAAGAAGTGAAAGCCCGATATCGGGATGCAAACCCGAATCACTCTAACTACCGGGTAGCCGTGAATGCAGGCCAACTTTTTCGGTTTGCGCATGTCATGGAGGAAGGCGACCTCGTTTTGACATATGATAAGTCTACCCGCGTATATCACGTTGGGACCGTTGAAGGGTCCTATTTATGGAAACCGAATGGCTATCCGGAAAGCTATCCCCATGTTCGTAGAGTAAATTGGTCGCAGACCGTTTCACGAGATGAATTTAGCACTCCTGTTAAGAACACCCTCGGCAGTGTTCTCACGGTCTTCTCGCTTGATGACCGGCTCGATAAAATTGAGACCGTTCTTTCCGGAGAGCAGGACGACGATGTAGACGAAGAAGATGATGAAGAGACACCACCTTACTTCCAAGAGGTACAGGCGACCGCAGAAGAGCTAATTTCAGATATTATCGCGAGCATCGACCCCTTCGATTTCGAGGAACTCGTTGCGGCCCTTCTACGGGCAATGGGGTACGACGCGACGACGACTACCAGTGGCCCCGACCAGGGTGTAGATGTCGTCGCTCATCCAGACGCTCTCGGGTTTGAAGCGCCGTATATTAAGGTACAGGTGAAGCATCGACGAAGTTCAACTGGCGGTCCGGATATGCGGGAATTTAACGGTACCCTCGGGTCGGGTGAGAAAGGGCTCTATATCTCTACTGGCGGCTTCACAAGCGACGCTGAACAGGCCGCCGAAAATACCTCTCAGCGCGTCACACTCCTCGATAGGGACGATTTCATTGACCTTCTCCTCCAACACTACGAAGACCTCGAACCGGAATATCAGTCGATGGTTCCGCTCAAGCGAGTGTACATCCCAACTGAACAGTAA
- a CDS encoding tyrosine-type recombinase/integrase: protein MAEKSPTIDGIPVVNRPTRARLNDRQLVDYEEHKTSLIKWLRHFGKEPEKAEGYARTTVRQVAQKADKFYRWVWDDREGYTTEVGSDDAERYVTSLIYAESEYSNGHMASTQKCLQRLFKWRRHELGDEIEWEPTHTFSQSATQARDYLTIEERKQIREAALEYGSIPTYNGLTPTERDEWKVHLAQRFEKPKSEVTKAEWDRANGWKIPSMVWTSLDAGLRPIEVGRATTQWVDTENAVLRIPKDESTKNRENWIVGVTDRTATALDRWLNERDLHDTYETTDALWLTREGNPYSSQSLIYVLHRLCDIAGIPTENRKMSWYAIRHSVGTYMTREEDLAAAQAQLRHKSPETTMRYDQTPVEDRKDALNRMG, encoded by the coding sequence ATGGCCGAAAAATCACCGACGATTGACGGCATTCCCGTCGTGAATCGACCAACTCGCGCACGCCTCAACGACCGACAACTCGTTGACTACGAGGAGCACAAAACGAGCCTCATCAAGTGGCTTCGTCACTTCGGCAAGGAGCCGGAAAAAGCCGAGGGCTACGCTCGGACGACGGTACGACAGGTCGCGCAGAAGGCCGACAAATTCTACAGATGGGTATGGGACGACCGCGAGGGGTATACGACGGAGGTAGGCTCCGACGACGCCGAGCGCTACGTCACGAGCCTCATCTACGCCGAGAGCGAGTATAGTAACGGGCATATGGCGAGTACACAGAAATGCCTCCAGCGACTCTTCAAGTGGCGACGACACGAACTCGGCGACGAAATCGAGTGGGAGCCGACGCATACATTCTCGCAGTCCGCCACTCAAGCCCGCGACTACCTCACTATCGAGGAACGGAAGCAAATCCGTGAAGCTGCCTTAGAATACGGGTCAATTCCGACCTACAATGGGTTAACGCCGACGGAGCGTGATGAGTGGAAAGTCCATCTCGCGCAACGGTTTGAGAAGCCGAAATCGGAAGTGACGAAGGCCGAGTGGGACCGTGCGAACGGCTGGAAAATCCCAAGTATGGTCTGGACGAGTCTCGATGCAGGACTTCGACCAATCGAGGTAGGCCGGGCCACGACGCAGTGGGTGGATACGGAGAACGCAGTCCTTCGGATTCCAAAGGACGAATCGACGAAGAATCGGGAGAACTGGATTGTTGGTGTCACCGACCGAACAGCGACGGCACTCGACCGATGGTTGAACGAGCGTGACCTCCACGACACCTACGAGACGACCGATGCATTATGGCTCACTCGGGAGGGGAATCCATACTCGTCGCAGTCACTCATCTACGTGCTCCACCGCCTCTGTGACATCGCAGGGATTCCGACCGAGAATCGAAAGATGAGCTGGTATGCGATTCGCCACTCGGTTGGCACCTATATGACTCGTGAAGAAGACCTGGCGGCGGCACAAGCACAACTTCGGCATAAAAGCCCGGAGACGACGATGCGCTACGACCAAACGCCAGTAGAAGACCGGAAAGACGCACTGAATAGAATGGGGTAG
- a CDS encoding MutH/Sau3AI family endonuclease, whose translation MTGLTNGVTASREEILQATNRLLGKTFGDIDAEINGMADDERARSKHGVANVIEEGYFDIAINNDARPDFTDEGIELKVTPLRRTGGNELLRPKERLVLCMCDYTEIAEADHWTEVPALQKKLSSVLIIWYIHIVGQDRATYPIVWWDLWEPMDDPRWREQLQEDFEICKEKVMNGETPSEKHTTLLGTCPKHSGGYDHEDPASSPRHARVSSDAHPILDYAEKRGWSIGMGGAMEIFQEATGLQKASRGRASGIEIEELWGEAQKKAPHDVRRFSESFPEL comes from the coding sequence ATGACCGGCCTTACAAACGGGGTGACGGCTTCCCGTGAGGAGATTCTCCAAGCTACAAACAGACTTTTAGGGAAGACGTTTGGTGATATCGACGCAGAAATCAACGGAATGGCCGATGATGAGCGTGCACGGTCGAAGCACGGTGTCGCAAATGTTATCGAAGAGGGGTATTTCGATATTGCTATTAATAACGATGCACGACCGGATTTTACAGACGAGGGTATTGAACTTAAAGTAACACCCCTTCGACGGACAGGAGGAAATGAACTTCTCCGGCCTAAAGAGCGCCTTGTTCTTTGTATGTGTGACTATACCGAAATCGCAGAAGCAGACCACTGGACAGAGGTACCTGCGCTCCAGAAAAAGCTCTCTTCCGTTCTCATAATCTGGTATATTCACATTGTTGGTCAGGACCGTGCCACGTACCCTATCGTGTGGTGGGATTTATGGGAGCCAATGGACGACCCACGATGGCGAGAACAATTACAGGAAGACTTCGAAATATGCAAAGAAAAAGTCATGAACGGCGAGACACCAAGTGAAAAGCACACAACCTTGCTCGGCACGTGCCCGAAGCACAGTGGCGGGTATGACCATGAAGACCCTGCCTCGTCACCCCGCCATGCCCGTGTCTCCTCAGACGCACACCCTATACTCGACTATGCCGAAAAACGGGGCTGGTCGATTGGAATGGGTGGTGCAATGGAGATTTTCCAAGAGGCAACTGGCCTACAAAAGGCGTCTCGGGGTAGGGCGAGTGGGATTGAAATCGAAGAGCTCTGGGGAGAAGCTCAAAAGAAGGCCCCGCATGATGTCCGCAGGTTCTCAGAGTCGTTCCCAGAACTGTAG
- a CDS encoding DNA adenine methylase: MARIQPIQRYGSKYNHLNFLHSLLPNVKRFVLPYGGSGVTLWSREPSPIEVWNDIDSELYNFLDVVLRKEDELLTLLTDKSFYSRQLFEEAHKRCPEDNVLRAFYFLVRNAQAFNAVEGGSWRRDISNIRRGKAAVLSSWEHRIDQIRQTHDRMTDSRLRSRVQIENRPALEIISDYDDSETLFYLDPPYPPQARTSTGQYHYEMNTEDHRELAETLQDVEGYCAVSGYECELFDNLYEGWWLHSDEEKTLAGKGTGSRQEVCYTNYDPDEVCE; this comes from the coding sequence ATGGCACGGATTCAGCCCATCCAACGTTATGGCAGCAAGTATAATCATCTAAATTTTCTCCACTCACTCCTACCGAATGTCAAGAGATTTGTCCTTCCTTATGGTGGGAGTGGTGTCACCCTCTGGAGTAGAGAACCTTCACCCATCGAAGTTTGGAACGACATTGATAGTGAGCTTTATAATTTCCTTGATGTGGTCCTCAGAAAGGAGGACGAACTTCTAACACTTCTAACCGACAAATCCTTCTACTCACGACAGCTGTTCGAAGAGGCTCACAAACGCTGTCCCGAGGATAATGTCTTGCGAGCATTCTACTTTCTTGTCCGAAACGCTCAAGCCTTCAATGCGGTAGAAGGTGGGTCATGGCGACGTGACATCTCGAATATTCGTCGTGGGAAAGCAGCAGTCCTCTCATCATGGGAACACCGAATTGACCAAATTCGCCAAACTCACGACCGAATGACTGACAGTAGATTGCGGTCAAGAGTCCAAATCGAAAATCGCCCAGCTTTAGAGATTATAAGTGATTATGACGATAGTGAGACTCTGTTCTACCTTGACCCACCTTATCCCCCTCAAGCACGTACCAGCACCGGTCAATATCACTACGAAATGAATACCGAGGACCACCGAGAGCTAGCAGAGACATTGCAAGACGTGGAGGGTTATTGTGCAGTATCCGGTTATGAATGTGAACTATTTGACAATCTCTATGAAGGATGGTGGCTGCATTCGGATGAGGAAAAGACGCTTGCTGGTAAGGGAACTGGTTCACGGCAAGAAGTTTGCTATACGAATTACGACCCAGATGAGGTCTGTGAATAA
- a CDS encoding C2H2-type zinc finger protein has protein sequence MEGESDTGERCDYCGATFDDEETYLRHLRDDHGDDLGPIEQRRVTELDSDDDAPTVAMYGGAVGALAIGVLLAYLLFFSGGGAGGAGSAADTAGTTDASGLTQPRAVGSVHYHGTINATIGGQELDFGRQRFQLQADAFHFENGEGERWHVHAERVTLAWAMQTLGIDVTNGTVTFRGTTYGDESDETARVTVNGESVRPTEYVLKKGDRIRIVANASG, from the coding sequence ATGGAGGGGGAGTCCGACACGGGGGAGCGGTGTGACTACTGCGGAGCGACCTTCGACGACGAGGAGACCTATCTGCGCCACCTCCGGGACGACCACGGCGACGACCTCGGACCGATAGAACAGCGCCGCGTGACGGAACTGGACTCCGACGACGACGCTCCGACCGTCGCGATGTACGGCGGCGCTGTCGGCGCGCTCGCCATCGGCGTCCTGCTGGCGTACCTGCTGTTCTTCTCGGGCGGCGGTGCGGGCGGCGCCGGTAGCGCGGCCGATACGGCGGGCACGACCGATGCGAGCGGTCTCACCCAGCCGCGAGCGGTGGGGTCGGTCCACTACCACGGGACCATCAACGCGACCATCGGCGGGCAGGAACTCGACTTCGGTCGCCAGCGGTTCCAGTTGCAGGCCGACGCCTTCCACTTCGAGAACGGCGAGGGCGAGCGCTGGCACGTCCACGCCGAACGAGTGACGCTCGCGTGGGCGATGCAGACGCTCGGCATCGACGTGACGAACGGGACCGTCACCTTTCGGGGGACGACCTACGGCGACGAGTCGGACGAGACGGCGAGAGTGACGGTGAACGGCGAGTCGGTGCGACCCACCGAGTACGTTCTGAAGAAGGGCGACCGGATTCGAATCGTGGCGAACGCGTCCGGGTAG
- a CDS encoding DNA-methyltransferase — translation MSSNDSLVSDDRYGVYQADSRKLAKTLADYFDDDEISSLVDATVTSPPYADIKDYGYDEQIGSGDSYDQYLDDLRKVFKNVYEVTAEDGSLWLNINNRQFNGRIVDIKSHIIEALENLENKRHCEKCGDRARRNGETGELYCTNIEDHEDGDEWRYDPTDDSWICHNEVIWDKQKSNDERDGVRNVFEYVLIFKKSEEFEVNEDARIYDPTQLKQWWISDTYNYSPDGATYPNVWDIPAEMTGGWGDDDLNHDAVFPAALVERMIEMSTKPGDTVLDPFAGTGTTLAVGDLMDRRTIGFELNPDYISLHGSRHESIEQAWFGGESEHLSLEDRKQRYAQATWALRHHGYVNWLFTTLRSQARDVKDIHDLWSALAEADTESVVERWCSNNKTTNADPLIAALRSTLPIKVLLENLDISCEDVISGSESQLDSLIDAASSSPAAIVAALLETLDEPNVIQGLGQGTSINTEADIASGEFEAIAEELLDELSPVELFTRLSERVTASTLTECVSDLDTPTQATLGEWGTAKETDGPDRDAVLFGALIVAIRQSITLETETRPSVIEPLIDLQRTHGDRFGIHTVVLQPKTEDGMPPEDEDRAPVKQSFLFASQEAASDGADVLEAAVKYLHAETPSSNAKKLRKHGLDAEREWLSVTSFDECIENDELAWPTDAFYLYTEGRPEQYTRQFDFNSQLWEMCTSNPSRWSEKYCTRTRPTVINPLRLIIEEAEPDQPRYTIRRINNYGNATIDSDDEGYSTSFF, via the coding sequence ATGTCCTCCAATGATTCTCTTGTGTCGGATGACCGCTATGGGGTTTATCAAGCGGATTCCCGAAAACTAGCTAAGACTCTGGCGGACTATTTTGACGATGATGAAATTAGCTCTTTAGTTGACGCAACTGTCACGTCTCCCCCTTATGCGGATATTAAAGATTACGGATATGATGAACAGATTGGCTCAGGGGATAGTTATGACCAGTATCTCGATGACCTTCGTAAGGTCTTCAAAAACGTTTACGAGGTAACTGCCGAAGATGGGTCATTATGGTTGAACATTAATAATAGGCAGTTTAATGGCCGAATCGTCGATATAAAGTCCCATATTATTGAGGCACTGGAAAATCTTGAAAACAAGCGGCACTGCGAGAAATGCGGGGACCGTGCACGTCGAAACGGTGAGACTGGAGAACTCTACTGCACAAATATTGAAGACCATGAAGACGGCGATGAATGGCGCTACGACCCAACTGATGATTCTTGGATTTGCCATAATGAGGTTATCTGGGACAAACAGAAGTCGAATGACGAGCGTGACGGTGTTCGTAATGTCTTCGAGTATGTGCTAATATTCAAAAAATCGGAGGAGTTCGAGGTCAACGAAGACGCTCGAATCTACGACCCAACGCAGTTGAAGCAATGGTGGATAAGCGACACATACAACTATTCACCGGACGGTGCGACCTACCCGAACGTATGGGACATTCCTGCCGAGATGACCGGTGGATGGGGTGATGACGACCTAAATCATGATGCCGTCTTTCCTGCTGCGCTTGTTGAGCGAATGATTGAGATGTCCACTAAACCAGGAGATACTGTTTTAGACCCATTCGCTGGTACAGGGACAACGCTAGCAGTTGGCGACCTTATGGACCGCCGTACTATCGGCTTTGAACTTAACCCAGACTATATTTCGCTTCATGGAAGCCGCCATGAATCAATTGAGCAAGCATGGTTCGGCGGTGAATCAGAACACCTCTCCTTAGAAGACCGGAAACAACGATATGCACAGGCGACATGGGCCTTACGGCATCACGGCTATGTAAACTGGCTCTTCACTACGTTACGAAGTCAAGCTCGGGACGTTAAGGACATTCATGACCTATGGTCGGCGCTCGCGGAAGCTGATACAGAGAGTGTGGTTGAGAGATGGTGTAGCAATAATAAAACAACAAATGCCGACCCGTTAATAGCAGCACTGCGTTCTACCCTACCAATTAAAGTACTTCTTGAGAACCTGGATATCTCTTGCGAAGATGTTATTTCAGGGAGTGAATCGCAGTTAGATAGCTTGATAGATGCAGCTTCAAGTTCACCGGCCGCGATAGTAGCTGCGCTATTAGAGACACTCGACGAGCCGAATGTGATACAAGGATTAGGTCAAGGAACGTCTATAAATACCGAGGCAGACATCGCCAGTGGTGAATTTGAAGCGATAGCAGAGGAACTACTTGATGAACTATCACCAGTGGAATTATTCACTCGTCTCAGTGAAAGAGTCACAGCTAGTACCCTAACAGAATGTGTTAGTGACCTCGATACCCCCACACAAGCAACGCTAGGTGAGTGGGGTACAGCAAAAGAAACGGACGGCCCAGACCGAGACGCAGTATTATTTGGTGCGTTAATCGTTGCTATCAGGCAATCCATCACCCTCGAAACGGAAACACGGCCAAGTGTTATTGAACCGCTCATTGACCTTCAGCGGACGCATGGAGACCGGTTTGGGATTCACACAGTCGTTCTTCAACCGAAGACTGAGGATGGAATGCCCCCTGAAGACGAGGACCGCGCGCCGGTCAAGCAGTCGTTCCTTTTCGCTTCACAGGAGGCAGCTTCTGATGGTGCAGATGTACTCGAAGCCGCTGTTAAGTATCTTCATGCAGAGACCCCATCGAGTAACGCAAAGAAGCTCCGAAAGCACGGACTTGACGCTGAGAGAGAGTGGCTTTCTGTTACGTCTTTCGATGAGTGCATCGAAAATGATGAGCTTGCATGGCCGACTGATGCTTTCTATCTCTATACGGAAGGTCGACCAGAACAGTACACACGGCAGTTTGACTTCAATAGCCAACTGTGGGAGATGTGTACGTCAAATCCAAGTAGGTGGTCAGAGAAATATTGTACCCGGACTCGACCAACGGTAATTAATCCTCTCCGGCTCATCATTGAGGAGGCGGAGCCAGACCAACCACGATACACCATACGGCGTATAAACAATTACGGTAACGCCACCATTGATTCTGATGACGAAGGTTATTCCACATCATTTTTCTAG
- a CDS encoding NAD+ synthase has product MIDLRLSESELEARRNHLVEFIRDRADAAGTDRAVLGLSGGIDSTLTAYLAVEALGEENLHGLVMPGEVSREDNMSDAEWVAQELGIPYDVFEINPIVDQFLDAYTEAEGDQLAVGNARARTRGVLNYLVANHENALVLGTGNRSEALVGYFTKYGDGAVDCHPIGNLYKQQVRQLAAHVGVPEELVEKPPTAGLWAGQTDEEELGIDYDSLDAVLALNVDGPLSVAATARELGDVTEEQVRSIREMYERSEHKRRVPPAPEPLD; this is encoded by the coding sequence ATGATAGACCTGCGACTCTCGGAGTCCGAACTCGAAGCACGCCGGAACCACCTCGTCGAGTTCATCCGCGACCGGGCCGACGCCGCGGGCACCGACCGGGCGGTCCTCGGACTCTCGGGGGGAATCGACAGCACGCTCACGGCCTACCTCGCGGTCGAGGCGCTCGGCGAGGAGAACCTCCACGGACTCGTGATGCCGGGCGAGGTCAGCCGCGAGGACAACATGAGCGACGCCGAGTGGGTCGCACAGGAGTTGGGCATCCCCTACGACGTGTTCGAGATAAACCCCATCGTGGACCAGTTCCTCGACGCCTACACCGAGGCCGAGGGAGACCAGTTGGCGGTCGGCAACGCCCGCGCTCGGACTCGCGGCGTCCTGAACTACCTCGTCGCCAACCACGAGAACGCGCTGGTGCTAGGCACCGGCAACCGGAGCGAGGCGCTGGTGGGCTACTTCACGAAGTACGGCGACGGCGCGGTCGACTGCCACCCCATCGGGAACCTCTACAAACAGCAGGTCCGCCAACTCGCGGCGCACGTCGGCGTTCCCGAGGAACTGGTCGAGAAGCCCCCGACCGCCGGACTCTGGGCGGGCCAGACCGACGAGGAGGAGTTGGGCATCGACTACGACAGCCTCGACGCCGTCCTCGCGCTCAACGTCGACGGTCCGCTCTCCGTCGCCGCCACCGCCCGCGAACTCGGCGACGTGACCGAGGAACAGGTCAGGTCGATACGAGAGATGTACGAGCGCAGCGAACACAAGCGCCGCGTCCCGCCCGCGCCCGAACCGCTCGACTGA
- a CDS encoding aryl-sulfate sulfotransferase encodes MERRRRMRYLAWVALLLGLALGAQGLAANQGVSATSADEGKYDGHTLISVQSYGLDGKLLELNENDEVVWRYDPPNSRVFDAEQLDNGNFLVAVTTKLPPAKCPADQLVVESDQCIEAKVLELDYETKNVVWNYSWYDEKITHHEVHDVDRLENGNTAVVDMGNDRAFVVNESGGIVWEWQAENHLGEGTAFRERYGGPPNHGGETDWTHVNDIDKLENGNFQLSIRNFDVVIEVDPETKNITNVVGAPGKTEVLDHQHNPYKLRNGTVLVADSENDRVVELNATTDEVVWQYGGRGLLHWPRDADRLPNGNTLIVDTFNNRVVEISPRGEVVWKYEGVQMPYTADRLSVPEEDHETVPGTELRSRYSGVNSLQSTLEQAEAYAAFVFPAWMKLPELLTLAGIAVCALLFVLDLGVAAVRGE; translated from the coding sequence ATGGAGCGACGACGGCGGATGCGGTATCTCGCGTGGGTCGCACTTCTGTTGGGACTGGCGCTCGGCGCGCAGGGCTTGGCCGCGAATCAGGGCGTGTCGGCGACCTCGGCCGACGAGGGGAAGTACGACGGCCACACGCTCATCAGCGTCCAGAGCTACGGCCTCGACGGGAAACTCCTCGAACTGAACGAAAACGACGAGGTCGTCTGGCGGTACGACCCGCCGAACTCGCGGGTGTTCGACGCCGAGCAGTTGGACAACGGCAACTTCCTCGTGGCGGTGACGACCAAGCTTCCGCCCGCGAAGTGCCCGGCCGACCAACTCGTCGTCGAGTCGGACCAGTGCATCGAGGCGAAGGTCCTCGAACTCGACTACGAGACCAAGAACGTCGTCTGGAACTACTCGTGGTACGACGAGAAAATCACTCACCACGAGGTCCACGACGTGGACCGACTCGAAAACGGCAACACCGCCGTCGTGGACATGGGCAACGACCGAGCGTTCGTCGTGAACGAGTCGGGCGGCATCGTCTGGGAGTGGCAGGCCGAGAACCACCTCGGCGAGGGCACCGCCTTCCGCGAGCGGTACGGCGGCCCGCCGAACCACGGCGGCGAGACGGACTGGACCCACGTGAACGACATCGACAAGTTGGAGAACGGCAACTTCCAGCTCTCGATTCGGAACTTCGACGTGGTAATCGAGGTCGACCCCGAGACGAAGAACATCACGAACGTAGTCGGCGCACCCGGAAAAACCGAGGTCCTCGACCACCAGCACAACCCCTACAAGCTACGAAACGGGACCGTGCTGGTCGCCGACAGCGAGAACGACCGCGTCGTCGAACTGAACGCGACGACCGACGAGGTGGTCTGGCAGTACGGCGGCCGGGGTCTCCTCCACTGGCCCCGCGACGCCGACCGCCTCCCGAACGGTAACACGCTCATCGTGGACACGTTCAACAACCGCGTCGTGGAGATAAGCCCGCGCGGCGAGGTGGTCTGGAAGTACGAGGGCGTCCAGATGCCCTACACCGCCGACCGACTCTCAGTCCCCGAAGAGGACCACGAGACGGTCCCCGGAACCGAACTCCGGAGTCGCTACAGCGGCGTCAACTCGCTCCAGAGCACGCTGGAGCAGGCCGAGGCCTACGCCGCGTTCGTCTTCCCCGCGTGGATGAAGCTCCCCGAACTCCTGACGCTCGCGGGGATAGCGGTCTGCGCACTCCTCTTCGTCCTCGACCTCGGTGTCGCGGCTGTCCGCGGTGAGTAG